One part of the Sporocytophaga myxococcoides DSM 11118 genome encodes these proteins:
- a CDS encoding beta-ketoacyl synthase chain length factor, with amino-acid sequence MQIYINGLGNVSPQNTLDNSSFLEEIKYHQDYFKVVEPNYKEFISPAAARRMGKVIKMGVAAANYCLRDAKVENPDAIITGTGMGCLEDTENFLCNILNNKEQFLTPTSFIQSTHNTVGAQIALLLTCNNYNFTYVHRDFSFESAFVDSLLLLKEGEASNVLLGGVDEITPNHYSIHAKKGLWKTGVQTSEIFNKNPDGTMPGEGATFFSLSSSPNDPYATVLAVEMLFNTNGKEDLKKVLDRILSSNNIQSKDIDLILLGANGDKEGDKVYSEFKENFFKENNSAAFKNLCGEYSTASAFGVWLASQILKKKEIPTCVSLTRNSDKEVNKILLYNHYCGNHSLILLSSC; translated from the coding sequence ATGCAGATTTATATTAATGGTCTTGGTAATGTCTCTCCCCAGAATACTCTGGACAATTCCTCTTTTCTGGAAGAGATAAAATATCATCAGGATTATTTTAAAGTGGTAGAGCCAAATTATAAGGAGTTCATATCGCCGGCTGCTGCACGAAGAATGGGGAAGGTTATAAAAATGGGTGTAGCAGCTGCTAACTATTGTCTCAGAGATGCAAAGGTTGAAAATCCTGATGCAATCATTACGGGTACTGGTATGGGTTGCCTCGAGGACACTGAGAATTTTCTCTGTAATATACTTAATAACAAAGAACAGTTTTTAACACCAACTTCATTTATCCAATCAACGCATAATACTGTTGGTGCTCAGATTGCATTACTTCTTACCTGCAATAATTATAATTTCACCTATGTTCACAGAGATTTTTCGTTCGAAAGCGCTTTTGTGGATTCTTTACTTCTTTTGAAAGAGGGGGAAGCCAGTAATGTTCTGCTAGGTGGAGTAGACGAAATTACACCTAACCATTATTCCATTCATGCCAAAAAAGGTTTGTGGAAGACAGGGGTACAAACCTCTGAAATTTTTAACAAAAATCCAGATGGGACAATGCCTGGTGAAGGTGCTACATTCTTTTCTCTATCTTCAAGTCCAAATGATCCCTATGCCACTGTGCTGGCAGTAGAAATGCTGTTTAATACAAATGGCAAGGAAGATCTAAAAAAGGTTCTGGACAGAATTCTTTCTTCTAACAACATACAATCTAAAGATATTGATCTGATATTGTTAGGAGCCAATGGCGATAAGGAAGGGGATAAAGTATATTCAGAATTTAAAGAAAATTTCTTTAAAGAAAATAATTCTGCAGCTTTCAAAAATCTTTGCGGCGAGTATTCTACAGCTTCCGCATTTGGAGTTTGGCTGGCTTCCCAGATTCTAAAGAAAAAAGAAATTCCTACATGTGTTTCTTTGACTCGCAATTCTGACAAGGAAGTGAACAAGATTCTTTTGTATAACCACTACTGCGGAAATCATTCCCTCATTTTACTATCCTCATGTTGA